In Amyelois transitella isolate CPQ chromosome 28, ilAmyTran1.1, whole genome shotgun sequence, the following are encoded in one genomic region:
- the LOC132903553 gene encoding uncharacterized protein LOC132903553 produces the protein MAIENDILEKVHIEEVVWSDLKNNTKKKAAKINKGARGTGGGPALQIRLSELEERVLSILGPQAASGLMGVPETGFFRLHFFLLDRQTSLMYQHRRRRHRQFTRRILHQLIVSQLNEGRHLVVGTRNFLRKKHEDEIELEREKLRIKEKEIYQHP, from the exons GTGTGGAGcgacttaaaaaataacactaaAAAGAAAGCagcaaaaattaataagggTGCTAGAGGTACTGGTGGTGGGCCTGCTTTACAAATCCGACTCTCTGAGCTGGAGGAGCGAGTCCTCAGTATACTCGGGCCGCAAGCTGCTTCAGGTCTGATGGGGGTGCCTGAAACTGGTTTTTTCAGGTTACATTTTTTCTT GCTGGACCGTCAGACCAGCCTCATGTACCAACACCGACGAAGACGCCACCGCCAGTTCACCAGGAGGATATTGCACCAGCTCATCGTCAGCCAGCTCAACGAGGGCAGACACCTCGTCGTCGGCACG CGAAATTTTCTCCGAAAAAAACATGAGGATGAAATTGAACTCGAGAGAGAAAAGCTGCGcattaaagaaaaagaaatatatcagCACCCTTGA